A genome region from Alphaproteobacteria bacterium includes the following:
- a CDS encoding aminotransferase class III-fold pyridoxal phosphate-dependent enzyme, with translation MHDANFLIENNAKHFWHPMAHPAEMQAQPPKVITAAEGVEVTDVHGQRLLDAVGGLWNVNLGYSCQPVKDAIRDQLERLPYYSAFRGTSTGPAIELSYELRQWFEADGLVRAFFTSGGSDSVETALRLARQYHKIRGQHDRTKFISLKQGYHGTHFGAASVNGNAKFRRNYEPLLPGCFHIPPPWPYRNPFGEDDPAKLARLSAAALDDEIAFQGPDTVAAFIMEPVLGAGGVIVPDPSFMPQVREICDRHGVLLIADEVITAFGRTGAWTGSRLWGVRPDLMSLAKAITNGYYPMGATMISEGVAEAFERNDDSFGNIGHGYTYSAHPVAAAAALAALAETERLQVADNAKARGQELIAACRDLKARYEVVGDVRGQGLMLCLELVADRAAKTPAAKETVNAVFETAYQAGVMVRVSGHQLILSPPLIISAADIGRIAAALDAGLAAANPA, from the coding sequence ATGCATGACGCCAACTTCCTCATCGAGAACAACGCCAAACACTTCTGGCACCCCATGGCCCACCCGGCCGAGATGCAGGCCCAGCCGCCCAAGGTCATCACCGCCGCCGAGGGCGTCGAGGTCACCGACGTCCACGGCCAGCGCCTGCTCGATGCCGTGGGCGGGCTGTGGAACGTCAACCTGGGCTATTCCTGCCAGCCGGTGAAAGACGCCATCCGCGACCAGCTCGAGCGCCTGCCCTATTATTCGGCCTTCCGCGGCACCTCGACTGGACCGGCCATCGAGCTTTCCTACGAGTTGCGCCAATGGTTCGAGGCGGACGGGCTGGTGCGCGCCTTTTTCACCTCGGGCGGCTCGGATTCGGTGGAGACGGCGCTACGCCTGGCGCGCCAGTACCACAAAATCCGCGGCCAGCACGACCGAACCAAGTTCATCTCGCTCAAGCAGGGCTACCACGGGACGCACTTCGGCGCCGCCTCGGTCAACGGCAACGCCAAGTTCCGGCGCAATTACGAGCCCTTGCTGCCCGGTTGCTTCCACATTCCGCCGCCCTGGCCCTACCGCAACCCCTTCGGCGAGGACGATCCGGCCAAGCTGGCCCGGCTCTCGGCCGCCGCGCTCGACGACGAGATCGCCTTCCAGGGCCCCGACACCGTAGCTGCCTTCATCATGGAGCCGGTGCTGGGCGCCGGCGGCGTGATCGTGCCCGACCCCAGCTTCATGCCGCAGGTACGAGAGATCTGCGACCGCCACGGCGTGCTGCTGATCGCCGACGAGGTCATCACCGCCTTTGGCCGCACCGGCGCCTGGACCGGGTCCAGGCTCTGGGGCGTGCGTCCCGACCTGATGTCCCTCGCCAAGGCCATCACCAACGGCTACTACCCCATGGGCGCCACCATGATCTCGGAAGGCGTGGCCGAGGCCTTCGAACGGAACGACGATAGCTTCGGCAACATCGGCCACGGCTATACCTATTCGGCCCACCCCGTGGCCGCCGCGGCGGCGTTGGCGGCGCTGGCGGAGACCGAGCGCCTGCAGGTGGCCGATAACGCCAAGGCCCGGGGCCAGGAGCTGATCGCCGCCTGCCGCGACCTCAAGGCGCGCTACGAGGTGGTCGGCGACGTGCGCGGCCAGGGCCTGATGCTTTGCCTCGAGCTGGTCGCGGACCGCGCCGCCAAGACCCCGGCCGCCAAGGAAACCGTCAACGCCGTCTTCGAGACCGCCTACCAGGCCGGTGTCATGGTGCGGGTGAGCGGCCACCAGCTCATTCTCTCGCCGCCCCTGATCATCAGCGCCGCGGACATCGGCCGCATCGCGGCCGCC